One Patescibacteria group bacterium genomic window carries:
- a CDS encoding pilin, which produces MKKLIKIFYVLAIILQFSFAVQSVSADAGNCDCRESLDQDAYTACLTKPSPNNCLDYSNTSRGLCENADCEWVPSASSGDCSTGANQCTSVCPQSTTAPSATTCCNNTSPTYCSSFPSAYPNCTSGCTGYCNNAGDAVSCAFYQSANGGQTSVTTGVCECNGSLSCNQTQSNCTSMSSTGGVTCSWTADANPADNSLGVCDCNGSVSCNQSHENCDSMSSTGGVTCSWTANGSAAASAGNLPPAASAGNQPATPSVNLTNPLGNINSVPALIGNIINAALGVVGSLALIMFIYGGFTWMLAAGNEQAVEKGRNILVWAAVGLIVIFASYSLVNFVINAITKGG; this is translated from the coding sequence ATGAAAAAATTAATCAAAATTTTCTATGTTTTAGCGATTATTTTACAATTTTCCTTTGCTGTCCAATCTGTCTCGGCTGACGCCGGCAACTGTGACTGCAGGGAATCACTTGATCAGGACGCCTATACAGCCTGCTTAACCAAACCCAGCCCAAATAATTGTTTGGATTACTCGAATACCTCAAGGGGTTTATGTGAAAATGCCGATTGTGAATGGGTGCCCAGCGCATCTTCCGGCGACTGCAGCACCGGAGCTAACCAATGCACTTCTGTCTGCCCTCAATCCACTACCGCTCCTTCCGCCACTACTTGTTGCAACAACACCTCGCCAACTTATTGTTCCAGCTTTCCTTCGGCATATCCAAATTGCACGAGTGGCTGCACGGGCTACTGCAATAACGCAGGGGATGCGGTATCCTGCGCTTTTTATCAATCCGCCAATGGCGGTCAAACATCCGTAACCACCGGCGTTTGCGAGTGCAATGGTTCCCTCTCTTGTAACCAAACACAATCTAATTGCACGAGTATGTCCTCGACGGGAGGCGTAACTTGTTCCTGGACTGCCGATGCAAACCCGGCAGATAATTCCCTCGGCGTTTGCGATTGCAATGGTTCTGTCTCTTGTAACCAATCACATGAAAATTGCGATAGTATGTCCTCGACGGGAGGCGTAACTTGTTCCTGGACGGCCAATGGATCTGCGGCGGCCAGCGCCGGCAATCTTCCGCCGGCGGCCAGCGCCGGCAACCAGCCGGCCACCCCCAGCGTTAACTTAACCAATCCTCTGGGTAATATCAACAGCGTGCCCGCGCTGATCGGCAATATCATCAACGCCGCGCTCGGCGTGGTCGGATCATTAGCTTTAATTATGTTCATCTATGGCGGTTTCACCTGGATGCTCGCCGCCGGCAACGAACAGGCCGTGGAAAAAGGCCGCAATATTCTGGTCTGGGCGGCGGTCGGTCTGATCGTCATCTTCGCTTCTTACTCGCTCGTCAACTTCGTCATCAATGCGATCACTAAAGGAGGCTGA
- a CDS encoding GxxExxY protein has translation MEGKILHEELSYKINGLLFQTHNHLGRYKNEKQYADYFEELLKKEKVNYKRECVIEISFNGEKPRRNVCDFLIENKVVVEMKAVDFLTKDHYFQVKRYLSCSGLDLGILVNFRQVRILPKRILNNELILKNN, from the coding sequence ATGGAGGGGAAAATTTTGCATGAAGAATTATCTTACAAGATAAACGGTCTTTTATTCCAGACCCATAACCATCTCGGCCGATACAAGAATGAAAAACAATATGCCGATTATTTTGAAGAACTTCTTAAAAAAGAAAAGGTCAACTATAAAAGAGAATGCGTAATAGAAATTTCTTTTAACGGAGAAAAGCCAAGAAGGAATGTCTGCGATTTTTTGATTGAAAATAAGGTGGTTGTGGAAATGAAGGCCGTTGATTTCTTAACCAAGGATCATTATTTTCAAGTTAAAAGATATCTATCCTGTTCGGGGCTTGACCTTGGTATTTTAGTAAATTTCAGACAAGTTAGAATTTTACCAAAAAGAATCTTAAATAACGAATTGATTTTAAAAAATAATTAA
- the tyrS gene encoding tyrosine--tRNA ligase, whose protein sequence is MSKVIVDKELIEKFLTRGVEAIYPSVDAFREKLMSGERLRVYQGYDPTGKFLHVGHAMGIRAMRILQRLGHEVIFLVGDYTARVGDPDKESGRKMLSNHEIEENLKGWKEQAAQLIDFGGDNPVQFKRNFEWLSQLKLDEVIKLLSHMTVQQMLERDMFEQRLEKGDPIGLHEFIYPLLQGYDSVALNVDMEIGGADQTFNMLTGREIVRAYLGKEKFVLTLKMMDAPDGRTMSKTKGNGINLSDSSEDMYGKAMSYSDDHIIIGLELLTDVPLPAIKEIQSEMAKGVNPMEYKKMMAFEIVKTVRGEDEAVKAQRSFEATVQHKEIPADIPVLKKPEGNYHLVDLMVEAGLAKSKSEAGRLIDQGGVKVDNQPVNDKEVEVAVSEKEVLIQKGKRGFIKVIKN, encoded by the coding sequence ATGTCTAAAGTGATTGTCGACAAAGAATTGATCGAAAAATTTTTAACCCGGGGAGTCGAGGCGATTTATCCTTCGGTTGACGCCTTCCGGGAAAAGTTAATGTCCGGGGAGCGCTTGCGCGTTTATCAGGGTTATGATCCGACCGGAAAATTTTTGCATGTCGGGCACGCGATGGGAATCCGGGCGATGCGGATCCTGCAGCGGCTCGGCCATGAAGTTATTTTTTTGGTCGGCGACTACACCGCCCGCGTCGGCGATCCGGATAAGGAATCCGGCCGCAAGATGCTTTCCAATCATGAGATCGAGGAAAATTTAAAGGGCTGGAAAGAACAGGCCGCGCAATTGATCGATTTCGGCGGCGACAATCCGGTGCAATTCAAAAGAAATTTTGAATGGCTGTCGCAATTAAAATTGGACGAAGTGATAAAATTGCTGTCGCACATGACGGTGCAACAAATGTTGGAGCGCGATATGTTTGAACAGCGCCTGGAGAAAGGCGACCCGATCGGCTTGCATGAATTTATTTATCCCTTGTTGCAAGGCTATGACAGCGTGGCGCTGAACGTGGACATGGAAATCGGCGGCGCTGACCAAACCTTCAATATGCTGACCGGTCGGGAAATAGTGCGCGCTTATTTGGGCAAGGAAAAATTCGTCCTTACTCTGAAGATGATGGATGCGCCGGACGGCCGGACCATGTCGAAGACCAAGGGCAACGGCATAAATTTGAGCGATTCTTCCGAAGATATGTATGGCAAGGCCATGTCTTATTCCGACGATCATATTATTATTGGCTTGGAATTATTGACTGATGTGCCGCTTCCGGCGATTAAGGAAATCCAAAGCGAAATGGCCAAAGGAGTCAACCCGATGGAGTATAAAAAAATGATGGCTTTTGAAATAGTCAAAACCGTCCGCGGCGAAGATGAAGCGGTCAAAGCCCAGCGCAGTTTTGAAGCGACGGTTCAGCATAAGGAAATTCCGGCTGACATTCCAGTATTGAAAAAACCCGAGGGCAATTATCATTTAGTCGACCTGATGGTCGAGGCTGGTTTGGCCAAATCCAAAAGCGAGGCCGGCCGTCTGATCGATCAGGGCGGAGTAAAAGTTGATAATCAGCCGGTCAACGATAAAGAAGTCGAAGTGGCAGTTTCGGAAAAGGAAGTCCTTATTCAGAAAGGCAAGCGCGGATTTATTAAGGTAATTAAAAATTAA
- the ppsA gene encoding phosphoenolpyruvate synthase — protein MSKFVKFFHELRIKDVPQVGGKNASLGEMYSRLRKKKIRVPNGFATTADAYRFFMDNSGLKRHIKEILKDLNTKDVTNLMAHGKAVRDAIMRAELPEALNREIVTAYHQLCKLEGRPVLDVAVRSSATAEDLPDASFAGQQETFLNIRGDAHLLLAVKQCIASLFTNRAISYRADKGFDHFKIALSVGIQRMIRSDIGSSGVMFTIDTESGFKNTVLIHSIYGLGENIVQGRVNPDEFYVFKPTGAIISRAMGKKDLRMIYDSDRNKPTKNISVPLSERQKFSISDEQAKQLAAWGMEIEKHYNKAMDIEWALDGHEHKLFIIQARPETVESIKDPNIIEKYKLLKRGELLVQGQSVGNKIGAGVINRIMEVSGIKTFKPGQVLVTDMTDPDWEPIMKIASAIVTDKGGRTCHAAIVSRELGIPCVVGTNNATRKLASGMKITINCAEGEHGYVYQGILPFKVTRTNVKNLKRPKTKIMMNVGEPDMAFLTSFIPNDGIGLARLEFIINNYIKIHPLALLNFSKQTPEVKAQIEKIVFPYKDKRQFFIDKMAEGVAMIAASAYPKDCIIRLSDFKTNEYANLIGGKEYEPIESNPMIGWRGANRYYTPRFVPAFDMECEAMKKVRDGMGLSNLKIMIPFCRTIEEGQKVKAIMARHGLIQGKNGLQIYVMAEIPSNIILAEKFAREFDGFSIGSNDLTQLTLGIDRDSGSMLGVAGVSNEKNEAVKILIKQLIAVGHKTKTKVGICGQAPSDFPDFVEFLVKLGIDSISLIPDTVIDTTINVLKVEKKSRR, from the coding sequence ATGTCTAAATTCGTCAAATTCTTCCACGAGCTGCGCATCAAGGATGTGCCGCAAGTGGGCGGCAAGAACGCCTCGCTGGGCGAAATGTATTCGCGCCTCCGCAAGAAAAAGATCCGCGTGCCCAACGGTTTTGCCACCACGGCCGATGCCTATCGGTTTTTCATGGATAATTCCGGATTAAAAAGGCACATCAAAGAAATTCTCAAAGACCTCAATACCAAAGATGTCACCAATCTGATGGCTCACGGCAAAGCGGTCCGCGACGCGATCATGCGCGCCGAACTGCCGGAAGCTTTAAATCGCGAAATTGTCACGGCTTATCACCAGCTCTGCAAATTGGAAGGCCGCCCGGTTTTGGATGTCGCGGTCCGTTCCTCGGCCACGGCCGAAGATCTGCCGGACGCTTCTTTTGCCGGCCAGCAGGAAACTTTTTTGAATATCCGCGGCGACGCGCATTTACTTTTAGCGGTCAAGCAATGCATTGCTTCGCTTTTCACCAACCGCGCCATTTCCTACCGCGCTGACAAGGGTTTTGATCATTTCAAAATCGCCTTGTCAGTCGGCATCCAAAGAATGATCCGTTCCGATATCGGCTCTTCCGGCGTGATGTTCACCATCGATACTGAATCCGGCTTCAAGAATACCGTTTTGATCCATTCGATCTACGGCTTAGGCGAAAATATCGTCCAGGGCCGCGTCAATCCGGATGAATTTTATGTTTTCAAGCCGACCGGCGCGATCATTTCCCGCGCCATGGGCAAAAAAGATTTGCGGATGATCTATGATTCCGACCGCAACAAGCCGACCAAAAATATTTCCGTCCCGCTCTCCGAGCGCCAAAAATTTTCCATCAGCGACGAACAAGCCAAACAGCTCGCAGCCTGGGGAATGGAAATTGAGAAGCATTATAACAAAGCGATGGATATTGAATGGGCGCTTGACGGCCATGAACATAAACTTTTTATCATCCAGGCCAGGCCGGAAACCGTGGAAAGCATCAAGGACCCGAACATCATTGAAAAATACAAATTGTTAAAGCGCGGCGAACTTTTAGTGCAAGGCCAATCAGTCGGCAATAAGATCGGCGCCGGCGTGATCAATCGCATCATGGAAGTTTCCGGCATCAAAACCTTCAAACCCGGCCAGGTTCTGGTCACTGATATGACCGATCCGGATTGGGAACCGATCATGAAAATCGCTTCGGCCATCGTCACCGATAAAGGCGGGCGCACTTGCCACGCGGCGATCGTTTCCCGCGAATTGGGAATTCCCTGCGTGGTCGGTACCAACAATGCCACGCGCAAATTAGCCAGCGGGATGAAGATCACGATCAACTGCGCCGAAGGCGAGCACGGTTATGTTTACCAGGGAATCCTGCCTTTCAAAGTAACCCGGACCAATGTCAAAAATCTCAAGCGGCCGAAAACCAAAATAATGATGAACGTCGGCGAACCGGATATGGCCTTCCTGACTTCTTTTATTCCCAACGACGGCATCGGCTTGGCGCGCCTGGAATTCATTATTAATAATTACATAAAAATTCATCCATTAGCGCTGTTAAATTTCTCCAAACAAACTCCGGAAGTCAAGGCCCAGATCGAAAAAATCGTTTTCCCCTACAAAGATAAGCGGCAATTCTTCATCGATAAGATGGCCGAGGGCGTGGCGATGATCGCCGCTTCCGCTTACCCCAAGGATTGCATCATCCGCTTGTCCGATTTCAAAACCAACGAATACGCCAATCTGATCGGCGGCAAAGAATATGAGCCGATCGAATCCAACCCGATGATCGGCTGGCGCGGCGCCAACCGCTATTATACGCCCCGCTTTGTCCCGGCCTTTGATATGGAATGCGAGGCCATGAAAAAAGTGCGCGACGGCATGGGTCTCTCCAACTTAAAAATCATGATCCCTTTCTGCCGCACCATCGAGGAAGGGCAAAAAGTCAAAGCGATCATGGCCCGCCATGGTTTGATCCAGGGCAAAAACGGCTTGCAGATTTACGTGATGGCCGAAATTCCTTCTAATATAATCCTGGCGGAAAAATTCGCCCGCGAGTTCGACGGTTTCTCGATCGGCTCGAACGATCTGACGCAATTGACACTCGGCATTGACCGCGATTCCGGCTCGATGCTCGGCGTGGCCGGAGTCTCCAATGAGAAGAACGAAGCGGTGAAAATTCTGATCAAGCAATTGATCGCGGTCGGCCATAAAACCAAGACCAAGGTCGGCATCTGCGGCCAAGCCCCGTCCGACTTCCCCGACTTTGTCGAATTCCTGGTCAAACTCGGAATCGATTCGATCTCGTTAATCCCCGACACGGTCATCGACACGACGATCAATGTCCTCAAAGTCGAAAAAAAATCGCGTCGATAA